The Clostridium beijerinckii genomic sequence TGAACAATTTTTATAATGTCGCTTTCTTCTTCTGTCAATATAGTAAGCGCATTTTCTATCCTTTTTAATTCTCTTTTCTTATTTGCTTGCTCCTTATATAAATCTTCTTTTCTTTCCATTAACTTTTCTGCTTGCTGCTCCACACTTGAAGTAATCTTATAAGTTTTTCCTGTTCTTTCTCCCATCTCTATTCCACTTATTCCTATGATTTCTTCCTCAAGCTCCTGAACTCTTATTTCTATATCTTGTATGTCTGCTAAAATCTCTCTATATCTTCTTACTTTATCTATTGTACTGTTCATATTAACCACCCCTAGTTTCTAAATTTCTAAAAATAATTAAAATCCATTTTGTATATAATAAGTCTCCACATTGAAAATTTGATATATATATGTTGCAATTCACACTGCACATTTCACGATTCACAATTACAGCTAAAATTCTTTTAATATTTTTAGAATTATGCTGAAGAATTATTTTTGCAATATATATATCATAAACACAGAAATTTGGTACATGTTTGTAACCTCAAAGTTCATGATATGAATTCAGGCATTCGAAAATAAAACTGCTTAGATTCTTAATGGGAGGTTGTTCCACTTACTGCTTGTCACATTGAAGGTGGGAACATGCAGTAATAAGCGCAACCTTTCATTTAGAACATTTCAGCGAAATTTTCATAGTCCTATAGAACAAATATGTATTCAATTTCGGCTGATACTTATATAAATTTGATTTTGAACACTATATTATTTCAACATATATGGCTAGATTAATTTAGCTCAAGAGAAATGGGGAATGATGCCACAATTTTGGTTATTAAAAACCATTACAATGATGCATTTATATGTTATGATTTAATTGTAATCATTCCCAATTCCTTGTTTGCAGAGTGATATTCATATATATCACTCCTCCTTACTCATTAGCCTTCTTACTTACTAATCTTTCAAAGTTTCCTTATACATCTCCACAAAATAGATCTCAATTTAATCAAGTTTTATATTCACACTATGATTTATAGATAACACAATTATAAGTTAGATTTATGCTATGAAATATATCCCAACTAGAAATGAGTAATATACTTTTGTGGAATGTTTCATTGGTAATTTTGATGGATGTGATTCTTTGGCTATAAGTTGTTCCAAATGTGCTAGTTCAAAGCTTGTTCTTTGAGGCTAGCACTTTGGGTGCAACTTTATAGCCTTAGAATCCCCCATTATAATTACCCAGAAACTGGAACAAAAGTATGTTATTCATTTCGGCGAGTTATATGCATAAATTCAGGTGTTAGTTGGATTATCTATAAATAAAACTATTTATCATCTTCTACTTTTATGAAGTTTGCATCTAACCTAAACATTAATAAATAAAATCACCATGTAAGTCTCTTTTATAGACTATTAAGTTCAGCTCTAAGCCATTTTAATTTATTCTTTATCAATTCTATTTCTATTCTTAAATTATCTATTCCATCTAAGCATGTAAAATAAGCATTTTCTGCTACATCTCTTTGAAGTCTTAATTCTGCTACATCTTTATTTCCTTTGACTAATTCCATTATTAAGGTAGCTGGATATTTATCTTCCCTAAGTTTTAATATTTCCTCAGCCTGTTTTACTTTATATTCTTTCTCTGCTTGAGCCTTTTTAAGCCCCAAAGTTTTTAACTGTGTATTGCTCCTGTTTAATGCTATGATGCATGTATTTAATCTTTGTATAATTCCTTTTGAATCCATATTATTTCTCCCCTCAACTTTATTAATTAAAACTTTACTCTTGGTACCTTCACTATTTTTGCTTATTTCATTATTTTCATAATCTAAATCATTAACTTCCTTTATGAATGCAAAATCTTTTTCACACTCTAAATCTTTGGTTCCATTTGCACCGCTATATTCATTTTTCAAAACCTCTTCCCCCATTAACTCAGCACTTTTATTCTCTAAGATTTTATTTATCTTATCCCCAAATTCAGCATGTTTTTTAAAAATTATTTTTCCTGGCATATTGCTGCTTTTTAAGCATATGCACCAGTGTATATTTGACATATTCTCACCTCAGTCTATAATTATTTTCCGTGCCTTGAATTTCAACTATAAAATCCTTGGTCATTTCATATATTCTGCTTCCTATTGCTTCATCAAAATTTAGCAGTCTTTCAACTGTGAACTCACTTGAAACAATAACTGGCAAGTGATTAAAATACCTATAATTTATCAGTTCAAACATTATATTTATGTCTGTTTCATTAACTTTTCCTTTATATAAATCATCAATTAATAGAATTTCGCAGGTTTGATATTTGCTTAAGGTCTTTTTATAATATTCTTTATCTAGGATATTTTGTTTAAGGCTTGTAATTACATCTCTATAAGGCATGTAAACAACTTTTATATTATTTTTCAAAAAGTTATTTGCAAGAGCTAAGGCAATATGAGTCTTTCCGCTTCCTGGATTACCACAAAGTAAAATTGAATTTTTCCTATTTGATCTTATCTCATCAAAACTCATGTAATACTCTGTTGCAATAAATTTCATTTTTTTAGAAGTTCTTGACCATTCTTCAAAATTACTAAAGGTCTTTTCTAAATTTTCTGGGTTTATCCCACTATTTTTCCATAACCTTTTGACATTTTCAATCTCTAAACACGAACATGGTGTCATCAGTGGCTGTGCATGAAATTGAGCTTTTATAATATAACCTGTATCCTTGCATTTTTCACATTTAAAATGGCCTGTCTCTTGTGCAGCCTGCACTTGCTTTTGGTTTCCGTTCTGGGATTTTGATATTGAATTTTCTCTCACTTGATCTAATATTCTTTGAAGTGCCTCCATAAATATGCGTTTCCTCCTTCAATGGATATAATCCCTGCCAACAATTCTCTATGCTGTTTTCTAAAATTTTAATTTGTATCTCCTCATCTTGAGATAAATCTTTTAATTTATTTAGCAATATTTTTAGTGCTTTATCTGTTACTGGCTTTTTAATTCTTTCTCTCATTTTTATAAATTCTGATATACTTTCAATTAGAAGCTTATTTTTAGTGAACTCTTCTATAAATATAGTATTCTTATAATTCTTATAATTTTTATTATTCTTGTTAGTTGTTACCTCTTTGTCAGCTGTTTGTGAGATACTTGTTAATTCACTGTTAGAATGCCTGCTATTTTTATCTTGCTTTCCTTGGTAAAGTTCCCAGTTTACTATCTTTATAAGTCTTCCAGTCTTTGTTACCTCTTGTGTTAAAAAATCATATCTTTCAAATTTCTTAAGGGCAGTTCTTACATTTTGAAGTGATATACCATCACCACTTTTATTAACTATTCCCTCTAATGAAGTTACAAATTGACCTGCTTCTGCTTTAAACTTTGTTCCTTTCCATTCCCACTCCCTTTTTTCATGATTTGCCATACTTAGAATCGTAATCAATATAACCTTCTGCTCTAAAGTTGAATTTAACCAAATAGCCTTTTCAAATAAAACTCTATGAATCTTAAACCAGCCCTCGCTCATCTTATCAACTCCTATACCATCTTATAGCTTTCGTATTTTTTTATATATCATCTTACATCTACTTCTCTTCCCTTATCGCACATCCAAAAGGAATCATATTCATATGTGGCACATTTTAAACCTTCTAACTCTTCATTATCTTCTTCGTAATCAAAGCTCTTTAATTCAATAGAATCTGCTCTGCATACTCCATCTTTATAATTTTTACAGGTTCTCCAGTTACACTTAATTAACAATTTGAATTCCCCCTGACATAAAATATCTATCTCGATAACTTTTGTTTTTCACCTCTTATAATGCACTCATAAATTTTGATGAATCTTTTATTATCTACCCTGTTATCTTTAAATCTCTAAATATGTCATCTGTTGAGCATTTATAAATATCTGCAAGTCTTTTTATCAGTGCAGGCGATGGCCTTGTCCATCCTTGCTCTAACTTATAAAATGTACTTTTACTTATTTTTAATGCTTCTATAACCTCCTCACTATCAAGACCAGAGTTTAATCTCCTTAATCTTATTGGTGTTAATTTCATATATTCTCCCCCATTCAATCGACTTTCTCAACTGCTTGTCTGTCTTACTATACTTATATTTTATCAGTTTTTCCGATAAAACAAAAATCCGTTTCTATCGTCAATAATGATATTTTTATCAATTATATCAGTTATGCTTATATTTTCTCTTTTTCCCTTAATCTTCCTAATTAATTTATCAGTATATATGATAAATATGTAAAATTAATAAGGGTTAGATATTCTCTAGCCCTTATTAATTCTTTAATCATATTTATTTTTACAAACCTCTTCCACTTAACCATTTATATAATTGTCTTTTAAAATTCAAAAATTTTATACTCTTGAAGCAAAGAACAAAATCGCAGGCAAATATATTTAAGTTCCGTATTGTGCTTCGCGCTCTTTTCATAGGTGTAGATTTCTTTTTTATTCTTTTTAAAATACAAAAACTAGTCAATCAACCTTTTTTAAGTTATACACTCAAGGAGTACCTCATCCATAGATTTTATTGGAATATAAATTTCTAAAAAAAACAGCCTACATATTTAATGTAAGCTGTCAGATTCTATATAATATGAGGGCAATTCATCTCCTTGCCTTATACCAAAATCTCAGGCGACATGGACTTTTTATCATTTTTATATTCCTTACAATCCAAAATGAAAATTGATACTCGCCTGAGAATAAAGTATGTATATATGTTACAATTCACAATGCACATTTCACAATTCACAATTACAGATAAAATTCTTGTAATATTTTTAGAATTATGATGAAGAATTATTTTTGCAACATATATATTTTATATATTTACATGGGTTCTATTATATAAAACTGGTATTGCCAATGCTATAAGGAGTATCCCCATAAAAGCAGGTGCTGAATGACCAAGTGATACATAGATTTGTCCACCAATGATAGGTCCAATCATTCTTGCTAAAGCCTGAATAGATTGACTGCCTCCTTGAATCCTTCCTTGTTCACTGGAATCCACAGACTTGGAAAGCATCCCATTAAATGAAGGCCCAAATATTGAATCACCAAAACCAAATATAAACATTCCAATGATAAATAGAGGATAAAATGATAACAAAGCCGATAGAGCAATAAAAGCATATCCCATAATCTCCGAACCCATGCCGAGGATCGCTATTTGTTTATCATTAAGCTTTAGTAAAAGCTTTGGCATTATAAGGCTCTGTGAAATGATATCTTGAAAGCCCATAATTGAAAACATGAGTCCGATTACTGTAGGCTCCCAGCTAAAAGTATCTATTGTAAATTGTGAAAAAACTGCTTGCAGAGATCCGTTTGGTATCCAAAGTAAGAATCCTGATATAAGTAACATCTTTATGCTTTTCATAGAAAGTATGATTGCAAGCTGTGTAAATGGATTTAGTCTCACGAAAGTGATCTTCTCTAGTCTATCTTCATTGTGAAGACTCTCAGGCATAAAAAAGATTCCATAAACAACATTTAGTAAAGTTATTATTGCCCCAAAATACATTGGCACAGAATAACCAAACTTAGCAAGTAATCCACCTAGAGTTGGACCAATGACAGTACCTACGCCTACAATAGCGCTCACCCATCCAAAGTATTTAGTTCTCTGATTACTAGGAATTATGTCTGCAAAATATGCAAAAATAGTGCTTATGGTACCACCTGTTATACCATCTATTATACGCCCGGCAAATAGTATCCATAAGGCTCCTCCTATACCAAAGACTACGTACCCGATTGCTGAACCCAAGAGACATACTAAGAGTACTGGACGACGTCCATATCTGTCGCTCAAAGCGCCAAGTCCTGGAGCTGCTAAAAACACACAAACTGCATAAACAGATGTAAGAAGTGTAACAACTATAGCTTGCTCTCCTGGATTACTTGTATAAGGCTGAACTAAAAATGGAACGACTGGTGCTATGATCGTAAAGCCTATTCCACAAAGAAATACAGATATAAGACCGAATATTAAAGCGTGTTTATCTATAATTTGTTCTGAACTTTGTTCATTATTTGATTTAAATTTGGACATTTAAACCCTCCTATCAATATTTGTTATTTAGGAAAAATTTATGAAGTTGGATTGATATAAAATGAGTGAATCATCCTGTTAGTAGTTGCTATTTTGTCTCATTAATAACTATTATTACCGTGTAATAACTTAGGATTTTTGACCATCCCTCCAAAATTGAGGAATGAGCAAAAGCAACTAATATATCTATTACTTCTTTGACCCTTGAGAAACAATTGTTGAGCCTATATCCTTTAACATAATGTTAAGATCTTCTCTTTCATTAACTGGTCCATTTCTCAAACCAGTAACAACAGGTACCTCTTTAACATCAAATTCAAGCAGCTCAAACATGTGTTTAGTATAATCAATATACGACTTGAACAGTTCTGGATCTGGATTTCCCTGATTAAACGTAAGAATTAGTCTTTTTTCAGCTGCATTTTCTTCCTTGAAATATGGAGAGTATCGTGGAGAAAATCGTGCAAACATCCTGTCAATGATGATCTTTCCTTGAGCACTCATCTGCATCATATAAATCGGCGAACCAAAAACAATGACATTTGCACGGTCAATTGCATCATTAAGTTTTTGCATATCATCTTTGATAACACACCCCTGATCACCTTTATGGCAGGCCCAACATCCTTGACATGGTTTGATATCAAGATTATTAAAATCAAAGTATTGAGTTTCAATACCTTGTTCTTTCGCACCTTCGAGTATTTTATTTACTATCCAGGCAGTATTCCCTTCTTTTCGTGAACTAGCACTAATTCCGATTACATTCATACTTTTTCCTCCTTGCATATCTTTTATATCTATAATTTGTTTTGTACTTTCTGATTTCATTTTAAATTCTCCTTTCGTAGCAGATACTTTTTTGTTTACCTCTCAACAAAATCATCTTAACATCATTTTGTTTACCTGTCAACAAAATATCAACAATAAAAATGCAGCCTATTACAAATATTTTTAGGCTGCCTGTTGTTTCATTATAGATATCCAAATTTAAAATTATATTTATGTGTGGCAAAACCGAAATTAGATACAAATTTGTTCCAGCGGACTAGTGAAATTTTCGCTGGATAGTTCTAAGTGGAAGGTTGAACTCATTTCTGCATGCTCCAAAAACAAGTTTAGGGCAAGCAGAAAATGGAACAACCTTCACCTAAGAACTATCACAACTCAATTTCAAATGCCGCTTTCACAAACATGTATCTAATTTCTAGTATAATTCACAAAGATTAAAGTATAGGTATATCTTTTGGGTTGGATATCTATATAGATGAACATATTTACAAAGTTGCTAAAACTTTGAGCTCATATCTTCACTAGAAATCATAAATATATTTGTGTAGAAAACATTTGAAAATGAGCTGTTAAAGGTTCTTAGCTGTAGATTGTTCCATTTTAGCTTGTCAAACTGAAAGTTGGAGCATGCTAAAGTGGATACAACCTGCTGCTTAGAACCTTCAGCGATATTTTCATAGCTTTTCGGAATCAAAATATTTATGATTTCGGTGAATTATATGCATAAATTCAGGTATCTAAAGTGCATTAGAACTAGTTTATTGTTCTTTAACGGAACTTTGCTTTCCTTGAAGCAGTTTTGCTGCAATAGCCGATACAATTGGAACTGTAAGTATAACTGCTAAGCTCCCGCAAACAGAATTAAGAATATCAATTGCAACACCGTTTGAGTTAATCAATTGCCTAAACTGTACTTGATAGGAGTACATTAAAATAAAAGAGAAAATGGATTCACCTAGGAATGCTAGGATAAGAGTATTACTCATAGTCCCCATCATATCTCGTCCAATATTCATACCTGAACTGAATAATTCACTAAAGGAAGCCTCCTGATTTTGCTTCTTTAGTTCATTGATTGAGGTAGCAATGGAAATAGCAATATCCATTACAGCTCCAAGTGAAGCAATAATAATACCTGTAAATAAAAGATCTTTCACCTGCAGCTTGCTTTGTCCAGCAATGTTAAGCAATGCATCTGTATCTGAAGATGTATAACCAGATATTCCTAGAATCCTACTAAAAATAAGCATAATTACAACTGATACAACAACACCTGCCACTGTTCCTAATACGGCAGACAAAGTTTTTCTATCAAAGCCACCTACTAAAAAGAGGGTTACGCAAGAAGTTACAATGACAAGTAATATAGTTGCCAAGACATCAGATACACCCATGAAAAGTAATGGAACAAAAATAAATAAT encodes the following:
- a CDS encoding ATP-binding protein: MEALQRILDQVRENSISKSQNGNQKQVQAAQETGHFKCEKCKDTGYIIKAQFHAQPLMTPCSCLEIENVKRLWKNSGINPENLEKTFSNFEEWSRTSKKMKFIATEYYMSFDEIRSNRKNSILLCGNPGSGKTHIALALANNFLKNNIKVVYMPYRDVITSLKQNILDKEYYKKTLSKYQTCEILLIDDLYKGKVNETDINIMFELINYRYFNHLPVIVSSEFTVERLLNFDEAIGSRIYEMTKDFIVEIQGTENNYRLR
- a CDS encoding DUF1540 domain-containing protein encodes the protein MLIKCNWRTCKNYKDGVCRADSIELKSFDYEEDNEELEGLKCATYEYDSFWMCDKGREVDVR
- a CDS encoding helix-turn-helix domain-containing protein, which gives rise to MKLTPIRLRRLNSGLDSEEVIEALKISKSTFYKLEQGWTRPSPALIKRLADIYKCSTDDIFRDLKITG
- a CDS encoding MFS transporter, producing MSKFKSNNEQSSEQIIDKHALIFGLISVFLCGIGFTIIAPVVPFLVQPYTSNPGEQAIVVTLLTSVYAVCVFLAAPGLGALSDRYGRRPVLLVCLLGSAIGYVVFGIGGALWILFAGRIIDGITGGTISTIFAYFADIIPSNQRTKYFGWVSAIVGVGTVIGPTLGGLLAKFGYSVPMYFGAIITLLNVVYGIFFMPESLHNEDRLEKITFVRLNPFTQLAIILSMKSIKMLLISGFLLWIPNGSLQAVFSQFTIDTFSWEPTVIGLMFSIMGFQDIISQSLIMPKLLLKLNDKQIAILGMGSEIMGYAFIALSALLSFYPLFIIGMFIFGFGDSIFGPSFNGMLSKSVDSSEQGRIQGGSQSIQALARMIGPIIGGQIYVSLGHSAPAFMGILLIALAIPVLYNRTHVNI
- a CDS encoding flavodoxin family protein, with amino-acid sequence MNVIGISASSRKEGNTAWIVNKILEGAKEQGIETQYFDFNNLDIKPCQGCWACHKGDQGCVIKDDMQKLNDAIDRANVIVFGSPIYMMQMSAQGKIIIDRMFARFSPRYSPYFKEENAAEKRLILTFNQGNPDPELFKSYIDYTKHMFELLEFDVKEVPVVTGLRNGPVNEREDLNIMLKDIGSTIVSQGSKK
- a CDS encoding YibE/F family protein; amino-acid sequence: MNIMNIKLGWISSIKIGGKIIGSIAILSVYIILAILFSSHTPIYNPFSSGAGGEVHYEKGKVVSIDEQVINSSGFSGLYIGRQIVDVLIESGQYKGQTFKVNNALNYDTNFILHNGQDIVVSVNTSTDDKSYVNVYMFAPYRVVPLLVLIGLFIGAICLVGGWRGFHSVLGIIFTLTTVLFIFVPLLFMGVSDVLATILLVIVTSCVTLFLVGGFDRKTLSAVLGTVAGVVVSVVIMLIFSRILGISGYTSSDTDALLNIAGQSKLQVKDLLFTGIIIASLGAVMDIAISIATSINELKKQNQEASFSELFSSGMNIGRDMMGTMSNTLILAFLGESIFSFILMYSYQVQFRQLINSNGVAIDILNSVCGSLAVILTVPIVSAIAAKLLQGKQSSVKEQ